From a single Miscanthus floridulus cultivar M001 chromosome 8, ASM1932011v1, whole genome shotgun sequence genomic region:
- the LOC136473385 gene encoding uncharacterized protein, whose protein sequence is MGNCQAAEAAAVVIQHPGGKVERLYGAATAAEVMRGNPGHYVALVVLRASGVGGGKQDADPAGGGGARITKVKLLKPKDTLLLGQVYRLITSQEVAKAIQARREDKMRRCGEVVVVDAAAAGSQGQERKRRPEKSDRQHRGGGRGRHWQPSLQSISEAAS, encoded by the exons ATGGGCAACTGccaggcggcggaggcggcggccgtGGTGATCCAGCACCCGGGCGGCAAGGTGGAGCGGCTGTACGGGGCGGCCACAGCGGCGGAGGTCATGCGCGGCAACCCCGGGCACTACGTGGCGCTCGTCGTGCTCCGCGCCTCGGGCGTCGGCGGCGGCAAGCAGGACGCGGacccggcgggcggcggcggcgccaggaTCACGAAGGTGAAGCTGCTGAAGCCCAAGGACACGCTGCTCCTGGGGCAGGTCTACCGGCTCATCACCTCGCAAG AGGTGGCGAAGGCGATACAGGCGAGGAGGGAGGACAAGATGCGGCGCTGcggcgaggtggtggtggtggacgccGCGGCGGCGGGCAGCCAAGGGCAGGAACGGAAGCGGCGGCCGGAGAAGTCGGACCGGCAACACCGGGGCGGCGGCAGAGGGCGGCACTGGCAGCCGTCGC